The proteins below come from a single Vicinamibacterales bacterium genomic window:
- a CDS encoding citrate synthase, whose protein sequence is MPETATLQVQGKSYSLPVVTGSEHEVAIDITKLRAESGVITLDDGYSNTGSCRSAITFIDGEQGILRYRGIPIEQVAEHSTFPETAWLLIYGELPTAQQLECWSNLLTKHEMLHEGLYKHYDGFPSQSHPMAILSAMINAASCYNPEIVKMESPETFQSAAARLLSKTRTIAAAAYKASIGQPLVYPKPHLDYCANFLHMMFSIPFEEYEPDPDIVQALQLILVLHADHEQNCSTSTVRMVASSGANLFASCAAGVCALWGPLHGGANAAVIEMLQYIHDSGISVKDYVARVKDKTSHIKLMGFGHRVYKNYDPRAKIIKQAADRVLNKLQIHDPMLDLARALEEAALSDDYFKEKKLYPNVDFYSGIIMRAIGIPLDMFTVMFAIGRMPGWIANWKEVWEGDTRIYRPRQIYTGPPLREYVTIGNRKPIPIPGLSGKKVGQGACV, encoded by the coding sequence ATGCCCGAGACTGCCACGCTCCAGGTGCAGGGGAAGTCGTACAGCCTTCCGGTGGTGACCGGAAGCGAGCACGAAGTCGCAATCGACATCACCAAGCTGCGCGCCGAGTCCGGCGTCATCACCCTTGATGACGGCTACAGCAACACGGGTTCGTGCCGATCGGCGATCACGTTCATCGACGGCGAACAGGGCATCCTGCGCTACCGCGGCATTCCCATCGAACAGGTTGCCGAACACAGCACGTTCCCCGAGACCGCCTGGCTGCTCATCTACGGCGAACTGCCGACGGCCCAGCAGCTCGAGTGCTGGAGCAATCTACTCACCAAGCATGAGATGCTGCACGAGGGCCTGTACAAGCACTACGACGGCTTTCCCTCGCAGAGCCACCCGATGGCGATCCTCTCCGCGATGATCAACGCCGCGAGCTGCTACAACCCCGAGATCGTCAAGATGGAGAGTCCGGAGACCTTCCAGAGCGCGGCGGCGCGCCTGCTGAGCAAGACCCGGACGATTGCCGCGGCGGCCTACAAGGCGTCGATCGGTCAGCCGCTGGTGTATCCCAAGCCCCACCTCGACTACTGCGCGAACTTCCTTCACATGATGTTCTCGATCCCGTTCGAAGAGTACGAACCGGATCCTGACATCGTGCAGGCGCTGCAGTTGATTCTCGTGCTGCACGCGGACCACGAGCAGAACTGCTCGACGAGCACCGTCCGGATGGTCGCATCGAGCGGCGCCAACCTGTTCGCGAGCTGCGCGGCCGGCGTCTGCGCGCTGTGGGGGCCGCTCCACGGTGGCGCGAACGCGGCGGTGATCGAGATGCTGCAGTACATCCACGACAGCGGCATCTCGGTGAAGGACTACGTGGCGCGCGTGAAGGACAAGACGTCGCACATCAAGCTGATGGGCTTCGGCCATCGGGTCTACAAGAACTACGACCCGCGCGCCAAGATCATCAAGCAGGCCGCCGACCGCGTCCTCAACAAGCTGCAGATCCACGACCCGATGCTCGATCTCGCCCGTGCGCTCGAGGAAGCGGCGCTCAGCGACGACTACTTCAAGGAGAAGAAGCTGTACCCGAACGTCGACTTCTACTCCGGCATCATCATGCGGGCGATCGGCATCCCGCTCGACATGTTCACGGTCATGTTCGCCATCGGCCGCATGCCCGGTTGGATCGCCAACTGGAAGGAAGTCTGGGAAGGCGACACGCGCATCTACCGCCCGCGCCAGATCTACACGGGTCCGCCGCTCCGCGAGTACGTGACCATTGGCAACCGGAAACCGATCCCCATCCCGGGCTTGAGCGGGAAGAAGGTCGGTCAAGGGGCTTGCGTGTAG
- a CDS encoding 4Fe-4S binding protein — protein MPMIAINEDRCKGCALCVRVCPTHVIEMGKHLNVKGFYPATYTGGKCTACKACALICPDICIEVFK, from the coding sequence ATGCCCATGATCGCGATCAACGAGGACAGGTGCAAGGGATGCGCGCTCTGCGTCCGTGTCTGTCCCACGCATGTCATCGAGATGGGGAAGCACCTGAACGTCAAGGGTTTCTACCCGGCAACGTATACCGGTGGGAAGTGCACGGCGTGCAAGGCGTGCGCACTGATCTGTCCGGATATCTGCATCGAGGTTTTCAAGTAG
- a CDS encoding HD domain-containing phosphohydrolase codes for MTPENYWIKFGMLRSRVARRMFLLFVGCALLPVGVLALFSFLDVRSHLTNLSEGRLHQASKSAGMTIVERISSLEPDLDLISVNLLSTGIGSLDKSTRTLGDRLARRFRNLAVVAGDNRVVSSLSGGDTVSPRLANDQRSHVRSGGTLVTTAPAANGANAVFIARLLDPAAPDGDMLVGEVNPDYLWGGDGFVSPGQELCVLGQAGETLYATLPDKMLAGRVKASIENHGPSGRFEWTHGSDRYVAGYWTVFMRPTYLASWVLIQSEQRSAVQQPLREFAWTFSLVALCTFWIVTFASLRQIRRRTVPVEQLLEATQKLKAGDFSHRTGIASDDEFAVLGAAFNDMTESMEVHLSVMNTVNSIGVSLSVERDEARLLETVLCGAQAVFNADGAALYLLSNDGRLELALAHVKSLSLWQRGAGAEATLSPYGGSRHDAPAMPAIHEATKRTISTPDVHSATGDDFAALIDFDRRSGYRSRSFLGLPLRNHENAVIGILHLINAQARTTGAIVPFSDADQRLAESLASQAAVALTKNRLVHEFKRLFEGLTELISTAIDEQSPHTGGHVRRVVALSSMIAEAMARSPDRTVRDRALSADELYELRIAALLHDCGKLTTPVHLTDKATKLETIFDRIHLVEARAEIARREHRVELLERAVRQAVPEGNRELLNRIDATTADHDLQLEDDLAVLRTCNVGTEYMSDDLRERIREIGARYRWTNVSHQRESLLSDDEMYHLSVRSGTLTPEEREIICGHVVSTIRMLERLPYPKGLRNVPRYAGSHHEQVSGNGYPLKLAGADIPIQGRIIGIADVLEALTARDRPYRRAMSLSEAMRVLGEMAESGAIDGDLYNLVVSDGIPQRYADEYLQPIPPRE; via the coding sequence ATGACGCCGGAAAACTACTGGATCAAGTTCGGCATGCTGCGCAGCCGGGTCGCGCGGCGCATGTTCCTTCTATTCGTCGGATGCGCCCTCCTCCCTGTCGGAGTGTTGGCGCTCTTCTCGTTCCTCGACGTTCGGTCCCACCTCACCAACCTGTCCGAGGGGCGTCTGCACCAGGCCAGCAAGTCGGCCGGGATGACGATCGTCGAGCGCATCTCGTCCCTCGAGCCGGATCTGGACCTGATCTCGGTCAACCTCCTGTCTACGGGCATTGGATCGCTGGACAAGTCGACCCGCACCCTCGGAGACAGGCTCGCCAGGCGCTTTCGCAACCTGGCGGTCGTGGCCGGCGACAACCGCGTGGTCTCGTCGCTGAGTGGAGGGGACACGGTCTCTCCACGCCTGGCGAACGACCAACGCAGCCACGTCCGGTCGGGCGGGACGCTGGTGACCACCGCTCCGGCGGCCAACGGCGCGAACGCCGTCTTCATCGCCCGGCTGCTCGATCCCGCGGCGCCTGACGGGGACATGCTCGTGGGGGAAGTCAACCCGGACTATCTCTGGGGCGGAGATGGCTTCGTGTCGCCAGGCCAGGAACTGTGCGTGCTCGGACAGGCCGGGGAGACGCTCTATGCCACGCTCCCCGACAAGATGCTCGCCGGACGAGTGAAGGCGTCCATCGAGAATCACGGACCGTCGGGGCGGTTCGAGTGGACCCACGGAAGCGACCGCTACGTGGCCGGATATTGGACCGTGTTCATGCGGCCGACCTACCTCGCCTCATGGGTGCTGATCCAGAGCGAGCAGCGAAGCGCGGTGCAACAGCCGCTGCGCGAGTTCGCGTGGACGTTCTCGCTGGTCGCCCTGTGCACGTTCTGGATCGTCACATTCGCCAGTCTGCGCCAGATCCGCCGGAGAACGGTCCCGGTCGAACAGTTGCTGGAGGCGACACAGAAGCTGAAGGCAGGAGACTTCTCGCATCGGACCGGAATTGCCAGCGATGACGAGTTCGCCGTGCTGGGCGCGGCGTTCAACGACATGACGGAGAGCATGGAGGTTCATCTCAGCGTCATGAACACGGTCAACAGCATCGGCGTGTCGCTGTCGGTCGAGAGGGACGAAGCCAGACTGCTCGAGACGGTGCTCTGCGGCGCGCAGGCGGTCTTCAACGCAGACGGCGCCGCGCTGTATTTGCTGTCGAACGATGGCCGCCTCGAGTTGGCCCTCGCGCACGTGAAATCCCTCTCGTTGTGGCAGCGCGGCGCCGGCGCCGAGGCCACGCTCAGTCCGTACGGCGGCTCGCGCCACGACGCGCCTGCGATGCCGGCCATACACGAAGCGACGAAGAGGACGATCTCGACACCCGACGTCCACTCGGCGACCGGTGACGATTTCGCGGCCTTGATCGACTTCGACCGGCGGTCGGGCTATCGCTCGCGGTCCTTCCTCGGCCTGCCGCTTCGGAATCACGAGAACGCGGTCATCGGCATTCTGCATCTGATCAATGCGCAGGCAAGGACGACGGGAGCGATCGTGCCGTTCTCCGACGCGGATCAACGACTGGCGGAATCGCTGGCCTCGCAGGCGGCCGTTGCGCTGACCAAGAACAGGCTGGTTCACGAGTTCAAGAGGCTGTTCGAGGGCTTGACGGAACTCATCAGCACGGCCATCGACGAACAATCTCCCCACACGGGCGGGCACGTCAGGCGAGTCGTCGCGCTGAGCTCGATGATCGCCGAGGCGATGGCCCGGAGCCCCGACCGCACGGTGAGGGATCGGGCGCTCTCGGCCGACGAACTGTACGAACTCAGAATCGCCGCGCTGCTGCACGACTGCGGGAAACTGACGACGCCGGTCCACCTCACGGACAAGGCCACGAAGCTCGAGACCATCTTCGACCGTATCCATCTCGTCGAGGCGCGTGCGGAAATCGCCCGGCGCGAACACCGCGTGGAACTCCTGGAGCGGGCCGTCCGACAGGCTGTGCCGGAAGGAAACCGTGAACTGCTGAACCGGATCGACGCCACAACAGCCGACCATGACCTCCAACTCGAGGACGACCTGGCTGTCCTGCGAACGTGCAACGTGGGTACCGAGTACATGTCCGACGACCTGCGAGAGCGGATCCGGGAGATCGGCGCGCGGTACCGCTGGACGAACGTCAGCCATCAGAGGGAATCGCTCCTGTCGGACGACGAGATGTACCACCTCTCTGTCCGGTCGGGAACGCTGACCCCGGAGGAACGCGAGATCATCTGTGGCCACGTCGTCTCCACCATCCGAATGCTGGAGAGACTGCCCTACCCGAAGGGACTTCGCAACGTCCCTCGGTACGCGGGCTCGCACCACGAGCAGGTGAGCGGGAACGGCTATCCGCTCAAACTGGCCGGTGCCGACATCCCCATCCAGGGCCGGATCATCGGCATCGCCGACGTACTCGAGGCATTGACGGCGAGAGATCGGCCGTACCGGCGCGCCATGAGCCTCTCGGAGGCCATGCGTGTGCTTGGTGAGATGGCAGAGTCCGGGGCGATCGACGGCGATCTCTACAATCTGGTCGTGAGCGACGGCATCCCGCAGCGCTACGCCGACGAATACCTTCAGCCGATTCCACCGAGAGAATGA
- a CDS encoding Ldh family oxidoreductase, which produces MAEHTPEISNELVACEAGRAEWLHEVRCQDCLACTVEMKVMRPDLERFVASVLGYHRVPAADAAVTARVLVSADLRGIASHGVARLGRYVSGLKDGYIVPGVEFDVREPAPAIGVIDARNGIGQVVADRAMDLAIRKAAANGIGAVTVRNSNHFGIAGYYVQKAIAQGMIGICLTNSAPLVVPTHGAEAILGTNPIAFGAPGGDDLDFVLDMATSVVPRGKLEVYDRNRKQMPVGWAVDAHGYDSQNPGFVLANLVKRLGGGILPLGGRGDEFGGYKGYGLALMVDVLCGVLAGSAFGPDVDNLHRAPEPGEVVAPRVGHFFLALDIGRFMPIMEFRQRLAELFGVLKHSRKALDRTEIFIHGEKEQRRTQFHERSGIPLAENVLAALQKIGAACGLPGPVSVAERLRRQTDGPLEGRRG; this is translated from the coding sequence GTGGCGGAACATACGCCCGAGATTTCGAACGAACTCGTCGCCTGTGAGGCGGGGCGCGCCGAGTGGCTGCACGAGGTGCGCTGCCAGGACTGTCTCGCCTGCACCGTCGAGATGAAGGTGATGCGGCCGGACCTCGAGCGGTTCGTGGCCAGCGTGCTCGGATATCACCGCGTCCCTGCCGCCGATGCGGCCGTGACCGCGCGTGTCCTCGTGTCGGCCGACCTGCGCGGGATCGCCAGCCACGGCGTGGCGCGTCTCGGCCGGTACGTCTCGGGGCTGAAGGACGGGTACATCGTGCCCGGCGTCGAGTTCGACGTGCGGGAACCGGCGCCGGCCATCGGCGTCATCGACGCCAGGAACGGCATCGGCCAGGTCGTCGCCGACCGCGCCATGGACCTGGCCATCCGCAAGGCAGCCGCGAACGGGATAGGCGCCGTGACCGTGCGGAACAGCAACCACTTTGGCATCGCCGGCTACTACGTCCAGAAGGCCATCGCGCAGGGCATGATTGGCATCTGTCTCACCAACTCGGCGCCGCTCGTCGTGCCCACGCACGGTGCGGAAGCGATCCTGGGCACGAATCCGATCGCGTTCGGTGCGCCCGGAGGGGACGATCTCGATTTCGTCCTGGACATGGCGACGAGCGTCGTCCCGCGAGGCAAGCTCGAGGTGTACGATCGCAACCGGAAGCAGATGCCTGTCGGCTGGGCGGTGGACGCGCACGGTTACGACTCGCAGAATCCGGGATTCGTGCTTGCGAATCTCGTGAAGCGACTGGGCGGCGGGATTCTGCCGCTCGGCGGCCGCGGCGATGAGTTCGGCGGCTACAAGGGCTACGGCCTCGCGCTGATGGTGGATGTGCTGTGCGGGGTCCTGGCTGGCTCGGCGTTCGGCCCCGATGTCGACAACCTGCACCGGGCTCCGGAGCCGGGTGAGGTCGTGGCCCCGCGTGTGGGGCATTTCTTCCTCGCGCTGGACATCGGCCGGTTCATGCCGATCATGGAGTTCCGTCAGCGCCTGGCGGAGTTGTTCGGGGTGCTGAAGCACTCGAGGAAAGCGCTGGATCGCACCGAGATCTTCATCCACGGCGAGAAGGAGCAGCGGCGGACCCAGTTCCACGAGCGGTCGGGTATTCCGCTCGCCGAGAACGTGCTGGCGGCTCTGCAGAAGATCGGCGCGGCCTGCGGGCTGCCGGGGCCGGTGAGCGTCGCGGAGCGTCTGCGGCGACAGACCGATGGCCCCCTGGAAGGACGACGCGGGTGA
- a CDS encoding VCBS repeat-containing protein: MIARPTSCLSLLPLAILMLASAESVSAQDAPVRRLACGAYEAVPSAVGAEGRPSRLSIQKNGRLLVNVSDWAITALSCEDINGDSTLELLVSTHSGGAHCCATLHIWSLGLSPKPLLDYEGGNATDLEVRDLDGDGRKELLLGDDGLAYFDDLSYASSPASIPLVACFAVDRFQDCTTRFPEILRARMKIYSGRLHPPTSEDDEQEVRGAALGVLAIAVLLGEEEQSLSAVLQTTRSDVVMKWLERLRPRVRDWAAARGRKLKKEK; encoded by the coding sequence ATGATCGCCCGGCCGACGTCCTGCCTCAGCCTGCTGCCGCTCGCCATCCTGATGCTGGCGTCTGCCGAATCGGTGTCCGCCCAGGACGCTCCCGTCCGCCGCCTCGCATGCGGGGCCTACGAAGCGGTGCCCAGTGCGGTGGGCGCGGAGGGACGGCCCAGCCGTCTGAGCATTCAGAAGAACGGCCGCCTGCTCGTCAACGTCAGCGACTGGGCCATCACCGCGCTGTCGTGCGAGGACATCAACGGCGATTCGACGCTCGAACTCCTGGTCTCGACGCACAGCGGGGGCGCGCACTGCTGCGCCACACTCCACATCTGGTCGCTCGGATTGTCGCCGAAGCCCCTCCTCGACTACGAAGGCGGGAACGCCACCGATCTCGAGGTCCGCGATCTGGATGGCGACGGACGGAAGGAACTCCTGCTGGGCGACGATGGGCTCGCGTACTTCGACGATCTCTCGTACGCCAGCTCGCCGGCGTCGATTCCGCTGGTCGCCTGCTTCGCCGTCGACCGGTTCCAGGATTGTACGACGCGTTTTCCCGAGATCCTGCGCGCCCGGATGAAGATCTATTCCGGCCGGCTTCACCCGCCGACGTCCGAAGACGACGAGCAGGAGGTCAGGGGCGCGGCCCTTGGCGTCCTCGCCATCGCGGTCCTGCTGGGCGAGGAGGAGCAAAGCCTGAGCGCCGTGCTCCAGACCACGCGCAGCGACGTCGTGATGAAGTGGCTCGAACGCCTGCGGCCGAGAGTCCGCGACTGGGCAGCCGCGCGCGGGCGCAAGCTGAAGAAGGAGAAATGA
- a CDS encoding bifunctional enoyl-CoA hydratase/phosphate acetyltransferase, which produces MTSICDLHAVARKGTPRTIAVACPHDEDVLMSLDRAAAAGVVRPLLIGRPATIEALCKSLKLDRFNPDIVECADDAGAVEVAVRKVRSGEAQMLMKGMVSTGTFLKGILNKEFGLRKRALLSHVAVFEVQDPRRLVLMSDAAMNIAPDLLQKVQILENAVDLSHALGVERPAVAAIAAVETVNPEMPATVDAASLAKMADRGQIKGCIVDGPLALDNALSVEAARHKGIASPVAGVADILVVPDIEAGNVLYKALGLLGSWPMAAIIVGASAPVVLTSRADSDETKFNSIALAAAIS; this is translated from the coding sequence GTGACCTCCATCTGTGATCTCCACGCCGTCGCCCGGAAGGGCACGCCGCGCACGATTGCCGTTGCCTGTCCCCACGACGAGGACGTCCTGATGTCGCTCGACAGGGCAGCCGCTGCCGGCGTCGTCCGGCCGCTGCTCATCGGCCGCCCGGCGACGATTGAAGCGCTCTGCAAGAGTCTGAAACTCGATCGGTTCAACCCCGACATCGTCGAATGCGCAGACGATGCGGGCGCCGTCGAGGTGGCGGTGCGCAAGGTGCGCAGTGGCGAGGCTCAGATGCTGATGAAGGGGATGGTGTCCACCGGCACCTTCCTCAAGGGCATCCTGAACAAGGAATTCGGCCTGCGCAAACGCGCGCTCCTCAGCCACGTCGCGGTCTTCGAGGTACAGGACCCGCGGCGCCTGGTGCTCATGAGCGATGCGGCCATGAACATCGCGCCGGACCTGCTGCAAAAGGTCCAGATCCTCGAGAATGCCGTCGACCTGTCGCACGCGCTGGGCGTGGAGCGTCCGGCTGTTGCCGCGATTGCCGCCGTCGAAACGGTCAACCCCGAGATGCCGGCCACCGTGGACGCGGCATCCCTGGCCAAGATGGCGGACCGCGGGCAGATCAAGGGCTGCATCGTGGATGGACCACTGGCCCTCGACAACGCGCTCTCGGTTGAGGCGGCGCGTCACAAGGGGATCGCGAGCCCGGTGGCAGGCGTCGCCGACATTCTGGTGGTGCCCGACATCGAGGCGGGCAACGTCCTCTACAAGGCCCTGGGACTCCTCGGCTCCTGGCCGATGGCGGCGATCATCGTCGGCGCGAGCGCGCCGGTCGTGCTCACGTCGCGGGCCGACTCCGACGAGACCAAGTTCAACTCGATCGCGCTGGCGGCGGCCATCTCGTAG
- a CDS encoding ferritin family protein, producing MTASDQMIDILRKAYQIEIDGYTFYSMTADRADKPAVQELFGRLAEDEVQHQAFLRSVLKNYDEKGTAAFAMGIVLPDLRAFSEKVFTDRFREQAEGAAFEMAALSVGMTLEKNAIAYFTGAMQNTPETEVRAFYGFLADWEQQHLRALQGLYDSIRSDFWEKNSFSPF from the coding sequence ATGACCGCTTCTGACCAGATGATCGACATTCTCCGCAAGGCCTATCAGATCGAGATTGACGGCTACACGTTCTACTCCATGACGGCGGATCGCGCCGACAAGCCCGCGGTTCAGGAACTGTTCGGCCGCCTGGCAGAGGACGAGGTGCAGCACCAGGCATTCCTCCGCAGCGTGCTGAAGAACTACGACGAGAAGGGCACCGCGGCCTTCGCGATGGGGATCGTCCTGCCCGACTTGCGCGCGTTCTCGGAGAAGGTGTTCACCGACCGCTTCCGTGAGCAGGCGGAAGGTGCGGCGTTCGAGATGGCCGCGCTCTCGGTGGGCATGACGCTCGAGAAGAACGCGATCGCCTACTTCACGGGCGCGATGCAGAACACTCCGGAGACCGAGGTGCGGGCGTTCTACGGGTTCCTCGCCGATTGGGAGCAGCAGCATCTGCGCGCGCTGCAGGGACTCTACGACAGCATCCGCAGCGACTTCTGGGAGAAGAACTCGTTCTCGCCGTTCTGA
- the lhgO gene encoding L-2-hydroxyglutarate oxidase, with amino-acid sequence MSRTWDVAIIGGGIVGTATAMALVGRPKVSVVVLEAERKLAAHQTGNNSGVIHSGLYYKPGSLKAGNCVTGREAMYRFCQEHQIPHDRCGKLVVATDPSQLPALEELERRGRANGLQGLRRLTAGELTEYEPAVAGIAGLHVLETGIVDYEAVTNAFAQVVRERGGEVRTGARVTRVVCGTDTLAIETTSGAVEARTLINCAGLQSDRVARLCGVEPGVKIVPFRGEYYELAPARQSLVRNLVYPVPDPRFPFLGVHFTRMIRGGVEAGPNAVLAFRREGYTRTSFSLGDTLDLLAYPGFWRMGAKYWRMGLGEFHRSFSKAAFVRALQALVPELRDEDVHPGGAGVRAQALDPKGGLLDDFRIAEARRMIHVLNAPSPAATASISIGQTIAEMAVRSFGM; translated from the coding sequence ATGAGCAGAACATGGGACGTGGCGATCATCGGTGGCGGCATTGTCGGCACGGCGACGGCAATGGCGCTCGTCGGCCGCCCGAAGGTCAGCGTCGTCGTGCTCGAGGCGGAGCGGAAACTGGCGGCCCACCAGACCGGGAACAACAGCGGGGTCATCCACTCCGGGCTCTACTACAAGCCCGGCTCGCTCAAGGCGGGCAACTGCGTGACGGGTCGCGAGGCCATGTACCGGTTTTGTCAGGAGCACCAGATCCCGCACGATCGATGCGGCAAGCTGGTGGTGGCCACCGACCCGTCGCAGCTTCCAGCGCTCGAAGAGCTCGAGCGGCGCGGCCGGGCCAACGGCTTGCAGGGGCTGCGCCGACTCACGGCCGGGGAACTGACGGAGTATGAGCCCGCCGTCGCCGGGATCGCGGGCCTTCACGTCCTCGAGACCGGGATTGTGGACTATGAGGCGGTCACCAACGCCTTCGCCCAGGTGGTCCGCGAGCGAGGTGGCGAGGTCCGGACCGGCGCGCGTGTGACCCGCGTCGTCTGTGGCACGGACACGCTGGCGATCGAGACGACGAGCGGCGCCGTCGAGGCACGCACGCTGATCAACTGTGCGGGTCTCCAGTCGGACCGGGTGGCGCGGCTGTGCGGCGTCGAGCCCGGCGTGAAGATTGTTCCGTTCCGTGGCGAGTACTACGAGTTGGCGCCGGCGCGCCAGTCGCTCGTTCGGAATCTCGTGTACCCGGTGCCCGATCCGCGCTTTCCCTTCCTCGGCGTTCATTTCACCCGCATGATTCGCGGCGGCGTCGAAGCCGGGCCGAATGCCGTGCTGGCCTTCCGCCGAGAGGGCTACACGCGCACGAGCTTCTCGTTGGGCGACACGCTCGACCTGCTCGCCTACCCCGGCTTCTGGCGGATGGGGGCGAAGTACTGGCGGATGGGTCTCGGCGAATTCCACCGATCCTTCAGCAAGGCGGCATTCGTCCGTGCGCTGCAGGCACTGGTGCCAGAGCTTCGCGACGAGGACGTCCATCCGGGCGGTGCGGGCGTTCGTGCGCAAGCCCTCGATCCGAAGGGCGGGCTGCTCGACGATTTCCGCATCGCGGAAGCCAGACGCATGATTCATGTGCTGAATGCGCCGTCGCCGGCCGCCACCGCGTCGATCAGCATCGGTCAGACGATCGCCGAGATGGCCGTTCGATCGTTCGGGATGTGA
- a CDS encoding chromate transporter has product MLLWDIFLLFTRVAVFSWGGGPASLALMQREVTAAGWVSPTEFADAVALGNALPGPIAPQVSAYVGYKLAGTGGAVAAAGGTVFPTTVLMLVMVVLFFGVKENPVIKSMLTAVRPVVIGLLIWTAYDMARSVLGVGSAGWGQALVQRWDGVLLALASFAVLTFTAINPVWVILAAALVGVVIYR; this is encoded by the coding sequence ATGCTGCTCTGGGACATCTTCCTCCTGTTCACGCGCGTCGCCGTCTTCTCCTGGGGAGGCGGGCCGGCGTCGCTGGCGCTGATGCAGCGCGAGGTGACCGCAGCTGGCTGGGTGTCGCCGACTGAGTTTGCCGATGCGGTCGCGCTCGGGAACGCGCTTCCCGGTCCAATCGCACCACAGGTGTCGGCATACGTGGGGTATAAGCTCGCGGGAACCGGGGGCGCGGTCGCGGCAGCCGGCGGCACTGTATTCCCGACCACGGTGCTCATGCTGGTCATGGTCGTGCTGTTCTTCGGTGTGAAGGAGAACCCCGTCATCAAGTCGATGCTGACCGCCGTCCGCCCCGTCGTGATCGGGCTCCTGATTTGGACGGCCTACGACATGGCCCGGTCGGTGCTCGGTGTTGGGAGCGCCGGCTGGGGGCAGGCGCTGGTGCAGCGGTGGGACGGGGTGCTGCTGGCTCTCGCGTCGTTTGCCGTATTGACGTTCACCGCGATCAACCCGGTGTGGGTGATCCTCGCCGCTGCCCTCGTCGGCGTCGTCATCTATCGGTGA
- a CDS encoding prepilin-type N-terminal cleavage/methylation domain-containing protein: MIATKDGAPPASRRIRSSRTGFTLLELLLVVGLLGTLAAISIPTYFRALERARVTRAIGDIKNISLTISVRMVQTGTYPDSLADAGFADLLDPWGHSYQYLKLFGTKNRGGARKDKNLVPLNDDFDLYSMGKDGASAGPLTAKASRDDVVRANSGGFIGLAADY; encoded by the coding sequence ATGATCGCCACGAAAGACGGCGCCCCGCCCGCTTCGCGTCGGATCCGATCTTCGCGGACCGGGTTCACCCTGCTGGAACTGTTGCTCGTGGTCGGTCTCCTGGGCACGCTGGCCGCGATCTCCATTCCAACCTACTTCCGTGCCCTGGAGAGAGCCAGGGTCACCCGCGCGATCGGTGACATCAAGAACATCTCGTTGACCATCAGCGTCCGCATGGTTCAGACGGGAACCTACCCCGATTCGCTGGCCGACGCGGGCTTCGCCGATCTCCTGGACCCGTGGGGCCATTCGTACCAGTATCTGAAGCTCTTTGGGACGAAGAACCGCGGAGGGGCGAGAAAAGACAAGAACCTCGTCCCGCTCAACGATGACTTCGACCTCTACAGCATGGGGAAGGACGGGGCGAGCGCGGGTCCGCTGACCGCGAAGGCCAGCCGGGACGACGTCGTGCGCGCGAACAGCGGCGGCTTCATCGGTCTCGCCGCCGACTACTAG